Sequence from the Verrucomicrobiota bacterium genome:
AGACGGTTTACTTCCGTGGTGAATTCCGGGCAAACCCAGAAGCTGACATCATAAACCGTGTACACCAGTCTGGCCGGCCCTGCTACCGGCGCCTGGAAACAGTTTGCGTGCACGATATCGGGCTCCCCCGGCAACGTGCGCCTGCCACCGGCAACTTCCGCCCAGAACTCACGCGCTTCGGCCACCGAGTACCTGGCCATCGGTTCTTCAACGTTGGCTGCATGGATGTGGGTGCCCGCTTTGATCTCCGGATTCAGCCAGGTGCCAAAATGGTGCAGCAACAGAAACCGGTGCTCCGGGGCGACCTCGACCAGTGCCCTCGCCAGGAGGTCAGCCACCCAGCCGCACCCGGCTTTCGGGCTGCAGGTCTGCGCAACGTCAAAGGCGATCTTCATTCATGCCCCGGAATCATGAGGAGCGTAACCGTTGCCAGAAGTGCCTGGCCCAACCCGAGAGCATTTCCACGGTCGAACCCGAAATCCGTTTATTCCAGCGCAGGTCGGCAAGCAGGCACCGGGCGGCGGTCAGCAAGATAAAAACCAACTCATGGCGCGACCGGTCGACCCGCTGTTCAGTCTGTATGTGCGCGTAGTTTGAAAGCCAACGTACCGGGACGTACCCGAGGCGTTCCACCAGGATGTCGTTGATGTCTTCATGACAGCGGAGGCGCAGGGCTACCGTCTTGGCCGCCTCATGAAGGCGCGTGGCCGCAAAAAACTCAGGCACGTATAGGAACTTCGCTCCGCGCTGGGCCCAGCGTATCCAAAGCTCGTAGTCGACGCAGTATTTGTGAGCCTCCGCCAACGGGCCGAACTTTTCGACGGTGCGGCGGCGGAAGAAGGCCGCGGGCTGGCTGATGATGCAATGCTCCAGCAGCCGTTCAAACGACCAGGCTTCGGTGGGGTACTCATCGATGGCGCGGCCCCCGGCGTCCACGTGGTGCGCCCGGCCGTAGATGACGTCGACCTCCGGGTGTGCCTCAAAAAGGGCGATCACCCTCGACAGGGTGCCGGGGTAGTAAACGTCATCGGAATTGAGCCAGCCGAGGAGGTCGCCCCGCGCGCGTGCGAAACCTTTGTTGATCGCGTCGGCCGTGCCGTGATCCCGCTCGCTGCAGAACCAGAGCCGGTCGCCGTACGAGCGC
This genomic interval carries:
- a CDS encoding glycosyltransferase, giving the protein MSPSFSVVTPSYNQGRYIRATVESVLGQNIPGLEYLVIDGGSTDETLEVLRSYGDRLWFCSERDHGTADAINKGFARARGDLLGWLNSDDVYYPGTLSRVIALFEAHPEVDVIYGRAHHVDAGGRAIDEYPTEAWSFERLLEHCIISQPAAFFRRRTVEKFGPLAEAHKYCVDYELWIRWAQRGAKFLYVPEFFAATRLHEAAKTVALRLRCHEDINDILVERLGYVPVRWLSNYAHIQTEQRVDRSRHELVFILLTAARCLLADLRWNKRISGSTVEMLSGWARHFWQRLRSS